In one window of Nakamurella alba DNA:
- a CDS encoding CGNR zinc finger domain-containing protein, whose translation MVFPHDTEYALESAAALVNTGRDPSGTDLLPDVAGLDTFVDRWGWTGRRDHDETELAAVQALRPRLEVFWGQDRDAAVDMVNELLAEFRALPQLVRHDQWDYHLHATRAEAPLADRMAVEAAMAIVDVIRLDELGRLLVCAATDCTDVHIDLSRNRSRRFCSTGCANRTNVAAFRARRANAV comes from the coding sequence GTGGTCTTCCCGCACGACACGGAGTACGCCCTGGAGTCGGCCGCGGCGCTGGTCAACACCGGGCGGGATCCGTCCGGTACCGACCTGCTGCCCGACGTCGCCGGCCTGGACACGTTCGTCGACCGTTGGGGCTGGACCGGCCGGCGCGATCACGACGAGACGGAACTGGCTGCGGTGCAGGCGCTCCGGCCGCGGCTCGAGGTGTTCTGGGGCCAGGACCGGGACGCCGCCGTCGACATGGTCAACGAGCTGCTGGCCGAGTTCCGGGCACTGCCGCAGCTGGTCCGGCACGACCAATGGGACTACCACCTGCACGCCACCCGGGCGGAGGCGCCGCTCGCCGACCGGATGGCGGTCGAGGCCGCCATGGCGATCGTCGACGTGATCCGCCTCGACGAGCTCGGCCGGCTGTTGGTCTGCGCCGCCACCGACTGCACCGACGTGCACATCGACCTGTCCCGCAACAGGTCCCGGCGCTTCTGCAGCACGGGCTGCGCGAACCGCACCAACGTGGCGGCCTTCCGCGCGCGCCGCGCGAACGCCGTCTGA
- a CDS encoding IclR family transcriptional regulator: MSPTEGDAAPVAVGGLDRAATILDAFDAHHRELTLAALVARSGLPRSTTHRTAERMIRLGWLDKPADRYRIGNRMSEISVLAPARQELREVALPFLHDLYAAVRICVQLGVLDGDRIVVVERISGHRPMPMLSQVGGTVPAHCSGLGRAILAYADPAVVDRVLAAGLSARTSRTIVTENAWRRELAAVPDRGWACDREEGDIGVSCIAAPLFGPAGEVVAALSVTGPSAAVRADRVGPAVRLAAAAASRAYSGRG; encoded by the coding sequence ATGAGTCCCACCGAGGGGGACGCAGCCCCGGTCGCTGTCGGTGGCCTGGACCGGGCCGCGACCATCCTCGACGCCTTCGACGCGCACCACCGCGAGCTGACGCTGGCCGCCCTCGTGGCCCGATCGGGGCTGCCGCGGTCCACCACCCACCGGACCGCGGAGCGGATGATCCGGCTCGGCTGGCTCGACAAGCCTGCCGATCGCTACCGGATCGGCAACCGCATGTCCGAGATCTCCGTGCTGGCACCGGCTCGGCAGGAACTCCGGGAGGTGGCACTGCCGTTCCTGCACGACCTCTACGCCGCTGTCCGGATCTGCGTGCAGCTCGGGGTGTTGGACGGTGACCGGATCGTGGTGGTGGAGCGGATCTCCGGCCACCGGCCGATGCCGATGCTCTCCCAGGTCGGTGGGACGGTGCCGGCGCACTGCTCCGGGTTGGGCCGGGCGATCCTGGCCTACGCAGATCCTGCGGTGGTGGACCGGGTGCTGGCCGCCGGATTGTCGGCGCGCACCAGTCGCACCATCGTCACCGAGAACGCGTGGCGCCGGGAGCTGGCCGCGGTGCCGGACCGGGGGTGGGCCTGCGATCGCGAGGAGGGCGACATCGGGGTCAGCTGCATCGCCGCACCCCTGTTCGGGCCGGCGGGCGAGGTGGTGGCCGCGCTATCGGTGACCGGGCCCAGTGCTGCGGTGCGTGCGGACCGCGTCGGGCCTGCTGTCCGGCTCGCCGCCGCAGCTGCCTCGCGTGCGTATTCCGGTCGCGGCTGA
- a CDS encoding EamA family transporter, which yields MPGIVDRRAVTGVLLALLSAATFGTSGSFAASLIAAGWTPGAAVTWRICLAAAVLTAPAVVQMRGRWRDLVAQWRVVVLYGLLAVAGAQLFFFNAVAHLSVGVALLLEYLGVLLVVGWLWLRHGRRPQRLTVLGAALAIVGLVLVLDLTGAQRVDPVGVFWGLAAAVGLAAYFLISSRTEDGLPPLVTAWAGLTVGGIVLVAAAIAGIVPFAAPRVQVEIFGGSAPWWVPVLCLSLVAAVIAYIAGIGAARLLGPTVASFLGLIEVLAAVLFAWLMLGQTPVAIQIAGGVLILGGVVLVRIDDLRRDRLTAREPAATP from the coding sequence ATGCCGGGGATCGTGGATCGCAGGGCCGTCACCGGGGTGCTGCTGGCGCTCCTGTCGGCGGCGACCTTCGGCACCTCCGGGAGTTTCGCCGCCTCGCTGATCGCCGCCGGTTGGACGCCCGGCGCCGCGGTGACCTGGCGGATCTGCCTGGCCGCCGCGGTGCTCACCGCGCCGGCGGTGGTCCAGATGCGTGGCCGCTGGCGGGATCTGGTGGCCCAGTGGCGGGTGGTCGTGCTCTACGGCCTGCTGGCCGTGGCCGGCGCGCAGCTGTTCTTCTTCAATGCCGTCGCGCACCTGTCGGTCGGGGTGGCCCTGCTGCTCGAGTATCTCGGGGTGCTGCTGGTCGTCGGCTGGCTGTGGCTGCGGCACGGCCGTCGGCCGCAGCGCCTCACCGTGCTTGGCGCGGCGCTGGCGATCGTCGGGCTGGTGTTGGTGCTCGACCTGACCGGTGCCCAGCGGGTGGATCCGGTCGGAGTGTTCTGGGGTCTGGCGGCCGCGGTCGGCCTGGCCGCCTACTTCCTGATCTCCTCCCGCACCGAGGACGGTCTGCCGCCGCTGGTCACCGCGTGGGCCGGGCTCACCGTCGGCGGGATCGTGCTGGTGGCCGCGGCGATCGCCGGGATCGTGCCGTTCGCCGCCCCCCGGGTGCAGGTGGAGATCTTCGGCGGTTCCGCTCCGTGGTGGGTGCCGGTGCTCTGCCTGTCGCTGGTGGCGGCGGTGATCGCCTACATCGCCGGGATCGGCGCCGCCCGGCTGCTCGGCCCGACGGTGGCCTCGTTCCTGGGGCTCATCGAGGTGCTGGCCGCCGTGCTGTTCGCCTGGCTCATGCTGGGTCAGACCCCGGTCGCGATCCAGATCGCCGGTGGTGTGCTGATTCTCGGCGGCGTGGTGCTGGTGCGGATCGACGACCTGCGCCGGGACCGGCTCACCGCTCGTGAGCCAGCAGCCACTCCTTGA
- a CDS encoding methylated-DNA--[protein]-cysteine S-methyltransferase translates to MSPTRTAPTTGLTATVDTATGPFTVVTDDTGTVLASGWTADTGTLLPLIAASIRPDVLEPIERQGPGSAAVAAVIAYHNGDLGAIDDIPVRQHSGEFLEHAWDVLRTVKAGTPITYTDYAARSGRPAAVRAAASACARNAAALFVPCHRVLRTDGTLGGFRWGLPVKEWLLAHER, encoded by the coding sequence ATGAGCCCCACCCGCACCGCACCCACGACCGGCCTGACCGCCACCGTGGACACCGCGACCGGCCCGTTCACCGTCGTCACCGACGACACCGGCACGGTCCTCGCGTCCGGCTGGACCGCCGACACCGGCACCCTGCTGCCGCTGATCGCGGCATCCATCCGGCCGGACGTGCTGGAGCCGATCGAGCGGCAAGGCCCGGGATCTGCCGCCGTTGCCGCCGTGATCGCCTACCACAACGGGGATCTCGGTGCGATCGACGACATCCCGGTGCGCCAGCACTCCGGCGAGTTCCTGGAGCACGCCTGGGACGTCCTGCGCACGGTGAAGGCCGGCACGCCGATCACCTACACCGACTACGCCGCGCGCAGCGGGCGTCCGGCCGCCGTCCGCGCCGCGGCATCGGCCTGCGCCCGCAATGCCGCCGCGCTGTTCGTGCCGTGCCACCGGGTACTGCGGACCGACGGCACCCTCGGCGGGTTCCGCTGGGGACTGCCTGTCAAGGAGTGGCTGCTGGCTCACGAGCGGTGA
- a CDS encoding AlkA N-terminal domain-containing protein — MFTDPDVAYRAVMSRDTRFDGQFVTAVRTTRIYCRPGCPARTPLRHNVTFYPTAAAAQTAGYRACRRCLPDAAPGSPEWNLRADTVGAAMRLIDDGVVDREGIPGLAGRLGYSARHLGRLLTEEVGAPPLRLARARRANTARILLTTTDLPMSDIAFAAGFSSIRQFNETVQEVYDTDPTTLRARKRPETTGESGSLTLRLAVRAPFDTDRLLWFLAKEHVPGVETVLGRVYSRSLRLPAGAGVVRLELPDPGAPPVVRATLHLEQLSDLVPAVERCRRLLDADADPQAVDEVLGADPLLAASVRERPGVRVPGSVDGPEMLVRALFGQQISLAAARAALGKLTVRAGRELPETLRGAAHGITHLFPAPADLAALTPEDIPGPGRRARTVIHTSGLIAAGDLVIDTGCRTEELVPALVALPGLGPWTANLMAMRLLRDPDVLLGGDLVMQRGAIALGLPDRPPALLAHAEQWRPFRSYAGLHLWLAAIEGVPA; from the coding sequence ATGTTCACCGATCCCGATGTCGCCTACCGGGCCGTGATGTCCCGGGACACGCGGTTCGACGGTCAGTTCGTCACCGCGGTACGGACCACCCGGATCTACTGCCGGCCGGGCTGTCCGGCCCGAACCCCGTTGCGGCACAACGTGACCTTCTACCCCACCGCCGCCGCGGCGCAGACCGCCGGGTACCGCGCCTGCCGCCGCTGCCTGCCCGATGCCGCCCCCGGGTCACCGGAGTGGAACCTCCGGGCCGACACCGTCGGCGCAGCCATGCGACTGATCGACGACGGCGTGGTCGACCGGGAAGGAATTCCCGGTCTGGCCGGTCGACTCGGCTACTCCGCCCGCCACCTGGGTCGACTGCTGACCGAGGAGGTGGGCGCCCCGCCGCTGCGGCTGGCCCGGGCGCGGCGCGCCAACACCGCCCGGATCCTGCTGACCACCACCGACCTGCCGATGTCCGACATCGCGTTCGCGGCCGGGTTCTCCTCCATCCGCCAGTTCAACGAGACGGTGCAGGAGGTCTACGACACCGACCCGACGACACTGCGCGCCCGCAAGCGACCGGAGACCACCGGCGAGTCCGGGTCGCTGACCCTGCGGCTGGCGGTGCGCGCGCCGTTCGACACCGACCGGCTGCTGTGGTTCCTGGCGAAGGAGCACGTTCCGGGTGTGGAGACCGTCCTCGGCCGGGTCTACAGCCGGTCCCTGCGGCTGCCGGCCGGGGCGGGCGTGGTCCGCCTCGAACTCCCCGATCCCGGGGCGCCGCCGGTGGTCCGGGCCACCCTGCACCTGGAGCAGCTCTCCGACCTGGTGCCGGCCGTCGAGCGCTGCCGCAGGCTGCTGGACGCGGACGCCGACCCGCAGGCCGTCGACGAGGTGCTCGGCGCCGACCCGCTCTTGGCCGCCTCAGTCCGCGAGCGGCCCGGCGTCCGCGTCCCCGGCTCCGTCGACGGTCCGGAGATGTTGGTCCGCGCGCTCTTCGGGCAGCAGATCTCGTTGGCCGCCGCCCGGGCGGCGCTCGGCAAGCTCACCGTCCGCGCCGGCCGGGAGCTGCCGGAGACCCTGCGCGGCGCCGCCCACGGCATCACCCACCTGTTCCCCGCACCTGCCGACCTGGCCGCACTCACCCCGGAGGACATCCCCGGTCCCGGCCGGCGTGCCCGGACGGTCATCCACACCTCCGGACTGATCGCCGCCGGTGACCTGGTCATCGACACCGGTTGCCGCACCGAGGAACTCGTGCCCGCACTGGTGGCGCTGCCCGGGCTCGGTCCGTGGACGGCCAACCTGATGGCGATGCGCCTGCTGCGTGATCCCGATGTGCTGCTGGGCGGCGACCTGGTCATGCAGCGCGGTGCGATCGCGCTCGGCCTGCCCGACAGACCACCTGCCCTGCTCGCCCACGCCGAGCAGTGGCGCCCGTTCCGTTCCTACGCCGGCCTGCACCTGTGGCTGGCGGCCATCGAAGGAGTCCCCGCATGA
- a CDS encoding class I SAM-dependent methyltransferase: MTTPPTRWELEYTGDNWEAYRARFEKLFEIGTDVEGEARFVDALCERGAAVLDAGCGTGRIAAALHRLGHRVAGVDKDAGLIEVAQGRYPGVNYLAADLLALTAADLAEVGAPEAFDVVVLPGNVLVFVAPGTERAVLANLAGLLVPGGRLVAGFATDRDYSPADLRADAQALGLPLEHSFATWQLDPMTDDAGWTVVVLRRPQDWVAPA, from the coding sequence ATGACGACACCGCCCACCCGCTGGGAGCTCGAGTACACCGGCGACAACTGGGAGGCCTACCGGGCACGGTTCGAGAAGCTCTTCGAGATCGGCACCGACGTCGAGGGGGAGGCCCGGTTCGTCGACGCGCTCTGCGAGCGCGGCGCCGCAGTTCTGGACGCCGGCTGCGGCACCGGCCGGATCGCCGCGGCGCTGCACCGGCTCGGCCACCGGGTGGCCGGGGTGGACAAGGACGCCGGCCTGATCGAGGTCGCGCAGGGGCGCTACCCGGGCGTGAACTACCTGGCCGCCGACCTGCTGGCGCTGACCGCCGCCGACCTGGCCGAGGTGGGTGCACCCGAGGCGTTCGACGTCGTGGTGCTGCCCGGCAACGTGCTGGTGTTCGTCGCGCCGGGGACCGAGCGTGCCGTGCTGGCCAACCTGGCCGGACTGCTGGTGCCGGGCGGCCGGCTGGTCGCCGGGTTCGCCACCGACCGCGACTACTCACCGGCCGACCTGCGCGCCGATGCGCAGGCCCTGGGCCTGCCGCTCGAGCACTCCTTCGCCACCTGGCAGCTCGACCCGATGACCGACGACGCCGGCTGGACCGTCGTGGTGCTCCGCCGTCCGCAGGACTGGGTCGCGCCGGCCTGA
- the ychF gene encoding redox-regulated ATPase YchF, whose product MSLTLGIVGLPNVGKSTLFNALTRSDVLAANYPFATIEPNVGVVPLPDPRLDELAKMFSSVKIVPATVSFVDIAGIVKGASEGAGLGNKFLANIREADAICQVVRIFDDGDVVHVDGRIDPLADVETINTELILADLQTLEKAVPRLEKEARNAKDRKPVADAAAAAVGILDSGRTLFSARKDIDLPLLKELSLMTTKPFLYVFNADEGVLTDDARKAELTAAVAPADAVFLDAKVESELLELDEESARELLESVGQPEPGLHTLARAGFHTLGLQTYLTAGPKESRAWTIKQGATAPQAAGVIHTDFERGFIKAEIVGYDDLMAAGSMAAAKAAGKVRMEGKEYVMADGDVVEFRFNV is encoded by the coding sequence GTGAGTCTCACCCTAGGAATCGTCGGCCTGCCCAACGTCGGAAAGTCGACCCTGTTCAACGCGTTGACCCGGTCGGACGTGCTCGCGGCGAACTACCCGTTCGCCACCATCGAGCCCAACGTCGGCGTGGTGCCGCTGCCGGATCCGCGGCTGGACGAGCTGGCGAAGATGTTCTCCTCGGTCAAGATCGTCCCGGCCACGGTGTCGTTCGTGGACATCGCCGGGATCGTCAAGGGCGCGAGCGAGGGTGCCGGTCTGGGCAACAAGTTCCTGGCCAACATCCGGGAGGCGGACGCGATCTGCCAGGTGGTCCGGATCTTCGACGACGGGGACGTGGTGCACGTCGACGGTCGGATCGACCCGCTCGCCGACGTCGAGACCATCAACACCGAGCTGATCCTGGCCGATCTGCAGACCCTGGAGAAGGCGGTGCCGCGCCTGGAGAAGGAGGCGCGCAACGCCAAGGACCGCAAGCCGGTGGCCGACGCCGCCGCGGCTGCGGTCGGCATCCTCGACTCCGGGCGCACGCTGTTCAGCGCGCGCAAGGACATCGATCTGCCGCTGCTCAAGGAACTGTCGCTGATGACGACGAAGCCGTTCCTCTACGTGTTCAACGCCGACGAGGGCGTGCTGACCGACGACGCCCGCAAGGCCGAGCTGACCGCGGCGGTCGCACCCGCGGACGCCGTCTTCCTGGACGCGAAGGTCGAGTCCGAGCTGCTGGAGCTGGACGAGGAGTCGGCCCGCGAACTGCTGGAGTCCGTCGGCCAGCCGGAGCCCGGCCTGCACACCCTGGCCCGCGCCGGTTTCCACACCCTGGGTCTGCAGACCTACCTGACCGCCGGCCCCAAGGAGTCCCGGGCCTGGACCATCAAGCAGGGCGCCACGGCCCCGCAGGCCGCCGGCGTCATCCACACCGATTTCGAGCGCGGCTTCATCAAGGCCGAGATCGTCGGCTACGACGACCTGATGGCCGCCGGCTCGATGGCCGCGGCCAAGGCCGCCGGCAAGGTCCGCATGGAGGGCAAGGAGTACGTCATGGCCGACGGTGACGTGGTGGAGTTCAGGTTCAACGTGTAA
- a CDS encoding helix-turn-helix domain-containing protein gives MEVLNAADVTSAELEKLDSCIRRLPRGSALGAALTLLTDSMRSGQDLTFSADDTQLTPAQAAKILGMSRGHLYKLLDSGIIPSTHVGRDRRLKLSEVGEYAKSRQRDQALLAERFAHADRDRQRLLRSLLDS, from the coding sequence ATGGAAGTTCTGAACGCAGCTGACGTTACCTCGGCTGAGCTCGAGAAGCTTGATTCCTGTATCCGGCGCCTGCCGAGGGGCTCCGCGCTGGGCGCGGCACTGACCCTCTTGACCGACAGCATGAGGTCGGGGCAGGACCTGACCTTCTCGGCAGATGACACTCAGTTGACTCCAGCTCAAGCCGCGAAGATCCTGGGGATGAGCCGAGGTCACCTGTACAAGCTTCTGGATAGCGGGATCATTCCGAGCACTCACGTTGGCAGGGACCGCCGGTTGAAGTTGAGCGAAGTAGGGGAGTACGCCAAGTCTCGTCAGCGGGATCAGGCGCTGCTCGCGGAGCGCTTCGCTCATGCCGACCGGGACAGGCAGCGCCTCCTTCGATCGTTGCTGGACTCGTGA
- a CDS encoding DUF3039 domain-containing protein, giving the protein MLARARPTIRCLEEYLTDGWEDVSHLRLTRSVNVGSAALPNLPDLAHPLIRHAAAVFRNGHSDDEGGVARESITGLTDPPFWKVKTGRWRGAVWQDPESGDFWLVAGGLRRENEAEDFYKAFMRAISAGGSAPFLPSADDRARAKYETVAASLLEWELELQRAVIEAVEAALTSPQKISIADVVGDRAVATVTLSVETVDMGEAEGLLSELTLEVATLDFASAELIARAEIVIMTALCPYEQDWTAGHTGSEHVYSLLETQDALLARMSTAAIGRPGEVIAGTISHYADAAAIGDGSVQGTAVRALCGVHFVPRQDHAPMEVCGSCAELVELMRLKTTSGGGPPAL; this is encoded by the coding sequence ATGCTGGCCCGCGCCCGCCCCACCATCCGTTGCCTTGAGGAGTACTTGACGGATGGCTGGGAGGATGTCTCACACCTTCGGCTGACCCGGTCGGTGAATGTTGGAAGCGCGGCCCTGCCCAACCTGCCTGACCTCGCACACCCTCTGATTCGCCATGCTGCCGCAGTCTTTCGCAATGGTCATAGCGATGACGAAGGCGGCGTCGCGCGGGAGAGCATCACAGGCTTGACTGATCCACCCTTCTGGAAGGTCAAGACTGGACGGTGGCGCGGGGCCGTCTGGCAGGATCCGGAATCGGGCGACTTTTGGCTGGTGGCGGGAGGCCTTCGCCGGGAAAACGAAGCAGAAGACTTCTACAAGGCCTTTATGCGAGCCATCTCGGCCGGCGGAAGCGCACCGTTTCTCCCCAGTGCCGACGACCGTGCTCGAGCTAAGTACGAGACCGTGGCGGCCAGTCTGCTTGAGTGGGAGCTCGAATTGCAGCGGGCGGTGATCGAAGCGGTCGAAGCCGCACTGACTTCCCCGCAGAAGATCTCGATCGCCGACGTGGTTGGCGATCGAGCCGTCGCGACGGTCACTCTGTCTGTCGAGACAGTGGATATGGGAGAGGCAGAGGGCCTGCTGTCCGAGCTGACCCTTGAAGTCGCTACTCTCGACTTCGCGTCAGCTGAATTGATTGCTCGGGCCGAGATTGTGATCATGACTGCCTTATGCCCTTACGAGCAGGACTGGACCGCCGGACACACTGGGTCGGAGCACGTCTACTCGTTGCTCGAGACTCAGGACGCGTTGCTTGCACGGATGTCGACAGCGGCCATTGGTCGCCCCGGGGAAGTGATCGCAGGGACGATCTCTCACTATGCTGACGCAGCCGCCATTGGCGACGGTAGTGTGCAGGGTACAGCTGTCCGGGCGCTATGTGGTGTGCATTTTGTTCCGAGACAGGACCACGCGCCCATGGAGGTCTGTGGGTCGTGCGCGGAGCTTGTTGAACTGATGCGGCTCAAGACCACGTCGGGCGGTGGACCACCCGCTCTGTGA
- the istB gene encoding IS21-like element helper ATPase IstB, with translation MSPDLPADLAAGLRRLKLARIRGIAAEVMLTAKTQRWTPEELLRTLIDAELAARDASNTINRLKAATFPVTKTLDTFDVAASSIPANTFHHLATLEWIRSRSNLAFIGPPGTGKTHTLIALGHAAATTGMKVKYCTAADLIEQLYRGLADNSVGRTIENLTRNDLLIIDEIGFAPLDNTGTQLLFRLVAAAYERRSLAIASHWPFEQWGHFLPEQTTAVSILDRLLHHATVVVTNGESHRMKDARHHREATTNT, from the coding sequence ATCTCCCCGGACCTGCCGGCCGATCTCGCCGCCGGGCTGCGGCGGCTGAAACTGGCCAGGATCCGCGGCATCGCCGCCGAGGTGATGCTCACCGCGAAGACCCAACGATGGACCCCGGAAGAGCTGCTGCGCACCCTGATCGACGCCGAGCTGGCCGCCCGCGACGCCTCGAACACCATCAACCGGCTCAAAGCAGCAACCTTCCCCGTGACCAAGACGCTGGACACGTTCGACGTCGCCGCGTCCTCGATCCCGGCCAACACCTTCCACCACCTGGCCACCCTGGAATGGATCCGCAGCCGGTCGAACCTGGCGTTCATCGGACCACCCGGCACCGGCAAAACCCACACCCTGATCGCTCTGGGCCACGCCGCCGCCACCACCGGGATGAAGGTGAAGTACTGCACCGCAGCCGATCTCATCGAACAGCTCTACCGCGGCCTGGCTGACAACTCCGTCGGCAGAACCATCGAGAACCTCACCCGCAACGACTTGCTCATCATCGACGAGATCGGCTTCGCACCCCTGGACAACACCGGAACCCAGCTCCTGTTCCGCCTCGTCGCCGCCGCCTACGAACGCCGCAGCCTGGCCATCGCCTCCCACTGGCCCTTCGAACAATGGGGACACTTCCTACCCGAACAGACCACCGCCGTCAGCATCCTCGACCGGCTCCTGCACCACGCGACCGTCGTAGTCACCAACGGCGAATCCCACCGCATGAAAGACGCCCGACACCACCGGGAGGCCACCACGAACACCTGA
- the istA gene encoding IS21 family transposase → MLSAREEMDIISAYREVGTYRGAAVLCATTHKTVRRVIERAEAAAAGRPRVRARSKNFESVTDLVAGKVASSKGRISAKRLLPVAQAAGYGGSARNFRRLVAEQKALWRSHNHRGRRPAVWEPGGFLVFDWSMVAPGLHLFCAVLAWSRWRFVAFAADERAATTMGLLAEVMHAVGGVPGKLLTDRMACLKGGVVANLVVPTPDYVRFAAHYGFTPDFCHAHDPESKGIVEHLVGYCQRDLVVPLLTGAEPAGRQVGVHEANDAARRWCAEVNARTHSEIAAVPDERLLVEREVLRPLPSLRLEFGPAPVIRKVDRLSCVRFASARYSVPTAMIGRQVRLIPAGGRLAITDPAGRQVLADHPLLAPGQVSVLDAHYDTPRTAPSRAPRPRSEAEKRFCDLGGPAEAFLVGAAAIGNTRLGAELEVLLALGAAHGTEQLLAALGRAVAFGRFRAADVRSILAAGTSAPTPVPAGGALVVDLPVATMRSLADYNTAAITGHTSTTATVPTP, encoded by the coding sequence ATGTTGTCAGCGAGGGAAGAGATGGACATCATTTCCGCGTATCGAGAGGTGGGCACCTATCGTGGTGCCGCCGTGTTGTGTGCCACGACCCATAAGACCGTCCGCCGGGTGATCGAGCGTGCGGAGGCCGCGGCGGCGGGCCGGCCGAGGGTCCGGGCGAGGTCGAAGAACTTCGAGTCGGTGACCGATCTGGTGGCCGGGAAGGTCGCCTCTTCCAAGGGGCGGATCTCGGCGAAGAGGTTGTTGCCGGTGGCTCAGGCGGCCGGTTACGGCGGGTCGGCGAGGAACTTCCGCCGGCTTGTCGCTGAGCAGAAAGCGTTGTGGCGCAGCCACAATCACCGGGGTCGTCGGCCGGCGGTGTGGGAGCCGGGCGGGTTTTTGGTGTTCGACTGGTCGATGGTGGCGCCGGGTCTGCACCTGTTCTGCGCGGTGCTGGCATGGTCGCGATGGCGGTTCGTCGCCTTCGCCGCCGACGAGCGGGCGGCCACCACGATGGGGCTGCTGGCCGAGGTGATGCACGCGGTCGGCGGGGTGCCGGGGAAGCTGCTGACCGACCGGATGGCGTGTCTCAAGGGCGGTGTCGTGGCGAATCTGGTGGTGCCGACACCGGACTACGTGCGCTTTGCTGCGCACTACGGGTTCACCCCGGACTTCTGCCACGCCCATGACCCGGAGTCCAAAGGCATCGTGGAGCACCTGGTCGGCTACTGCCAACGGGACCTGGTGGTGCCGTTGCTGACCGGCGCCGAACCGGCCGGCCGCCAGGTCGGAGTGCACGAGGCCAACGACGCGGCCCGCCGGTGGTGCGCCGAGGTCAACGCCCGCACCCATTCCGAGATCGCCGCGGTCCCCGACGAGCGGCTCCTGGTGGAGCGAGAGGTGTTGCGGCCGTTGCCGTCCCTGCGGCTGGAGTTCGGTCCGGCGCCGGTGATCCGCAAGGTCGACCGGCTCTCCTGCGTCCGGTTCGCCTCCGCCCGCTACTCGGTGCCCACCGCGATGATCGGCCGGCAGGTCCGGCTGATCCCCGCGGGTGGGCGGCTGGCCATCACCGACCCGGCCGGCCGTCAGGTGCTGGCCGATCACCCGTTGCTGGCCCCGGGGCAGGTGTCGGTCCTGGACGCCCACTACGACACGCCCCGGACCGCCCCGTCGCGGGCGCCGCGGCCACGCTCGGAGGCCGAGAAGCGGTTCTGCGACCTCGGCGGGCCGGCCGAGGCGTTCCTGGTCGGCGCCGCCGCGATCGGCAACACCCGCCTGGGCGCCGAGCTCGAGGTCCTGCTCGCCCTGGGCGCCGCGCACGGCACCGAGCAGCTGCTGGCCGCGCTGGGCCGGGCGGTGGCCTTCGGCCGGTTCCGGGCCGCCGACGTCCGCTCGATCCTGGCCGCGGGCACCAGCGCACCCACCCCCGTCCCGGCCGGCGGCGCCCTCGTCGTTGACCTCCCGGTCGCGACGATGAGGTCGCTGGCCGACTACAACACCGCCGCGATCACCGGCCACACCAGCACTACTGCAACAGTTCCCACACCATGA
- a CDS encoding helix-turn-helix domain-containing protein, giving the protein MSERSDRRVELELTQADAARSAGVSLATWRRWEEDPAAVSAKTRVACEGALKGMSELERRSLKSAGAFVEAWVDSHRLTPRQAYAIAVELGTWIDTDIGEWLQDPSEPLHDVAPFDRFDLRVMMLVGDSRAWAEAVRQRCRVLYDEVEAGTLPFDRPGPLIDEVLIGAALDGARTWLQDMPELFERIPRRDSVDDDDDEVASVIGDDDWSVVSDIFDDECCWDEWEVPLLRGHPLLPAVLAERHPFRWFDVVEPTGAGYLQRLTGMVVDD; this is encoded by the coding sequence ATGAGTGAGCGTTCCGATCGACGAGTTGAACTCGAACTGACCCAGGCTGACGCAGCCCGCTCGGCTGGTGTCTCGCTGGCGACTTGGCGACGCTGGGAAGAGGATCCCGCCGCGGTCAGTGCCAAAACGAGGGTCGCCTGTGAGGGCGCCTTGAAAGGCATGTCTGAGCTGGAGCGAAGGTCATTGAAGTCTGCCGGGGCCTTCGTCGAGGCCTGGGTGGACTCGCATCGGCTCACACCGCGCCAGGCATACGCGATTGCCGTCGAGCTGGGCACGTGGATTGACACCGACATCGGTGAGTGGCTCCAGGATCCGAGCGAGCCACTTCACGACGTTGCTCCTTTCGATCGCTTCGATCTGCGCGTCATGATGCTGGTGGGCGACAGCCGGGCTTGGGCGGAAGCAGTTCGGCAACGTTGTCGAGTCCTCTATGACGAGGTCGAAGCCGGCACGCTCCCTTTCGACCGTCCAGGCCCCCTCATCGACGAGGTCCTGATCGGAGCAGCTCTGGACGGGGCGCGTACCTGGTTGCAGGACATGCCTGAACTCTTCGAGCGGATTCCTCGGCGGGATTCGGTCGATGATGACGACGACGAAGTGGCGAGTGTGATCGGAGACGACGACTGGAGCGTTGTCTCGGACATTTTCGACGACGAGTGTTGTTGGGACGAATGGGAAGTGCCACTCCTACGCGGTCACCCCCTGTTGCCAGCAGTTCTGGCAGAACGTCACCCGTTCCGCTGGTTTGACGTTGTAGAACCGACCGGAGCCGGCTATCTGCAGAGACTGACCGGGATGGTTGTAGATGACTGA